From the genome of Streptococcus marmotae, one region includes:
- a CDS encoding MIP/aquaporin family protein has product MAKELLGEVIGTALLILLGNGVVAGVVLDKSKSKDAGWIVITIGWGLAVAMAAFVSGVLGPAHLNPAVSIAMAYAGNLPWSSVLPYIGAQFIGAFIGSILVYLMYKDHYDATEDTGAVLATFSTGPAIRNTVNNTISEAIGTFVLVLGLLAFGNYDMPAGLGTLTVGALIVSLGVSLGGPTGYALNPARDLGPRIMHAILPLKHKGDSDWGYALVPVIGPIIGGLLAAIFYGLAF; this is encoded by the coding sequence ATGGCAAAAGAATTATTAGGTGAAGTGATCGGGACAGCCTTACTGATCTTATTGGGGAATGGTGTTGTTGCAGGTGTGGTACTCGATAAGAGTAAGAGTAAAGATGCTGGTTGGATTGTGATTACAATTGGTTGGGGGCTTGCAGTTGCAATGGCAGCCTTTGTGAGTGGTGTATTAGGCCCTGCTCACTTGAACCCTGCTGTATCGATTGCAATGGCTTATGCAGGAAATCTTCCTTGGAGTTCAGTCCTTCCTTATATCGGTGCACAATTTATCGGAGCCTTTATCGGAAGTATCTTGGTGTACTTGATGTACAAGGATCATTATGATGCTACAGAAGATACTGGAGCAGTGCTTGCGACTTTCTCTACAGGCCCTGCAATCCGCAACACTGTAAACAATACAATCAGTGAAGCAATCGGTACTTTCGTTCTCGTACTTGGTTTGCTTGCTTTTGGTAATTACGATATGCCAGCCGGTCTTGGTACCTTGACTGTTGGAGCTTTGATTGTTTCCCTCGGAGTATCTCTTGGTGGTCCAACAGGATATGCCTTAAATCCAGCGCGTGACCTCGGACCTCGTATCATGCACGCTATTCTCCCATTGAAGCACAAGGGCGATTCAGATTGGGGCTATGCACTTGTACCAGTTATTGGCCCAATCATCGGAGGTTTACTCGCAGCTATCTTTTATGGATTAGCGTTCTAA